The genomic stretch TCTTGCGCATGACCATCACGCCCGTGAACATCCAGAACAGGCAGACGGCCAGCAGCAAGCGGCCCATGTCGGTCGTCCACAGCAGCGAGATGTACTGCGGTGTGGACAGGTAGACGAAGAACATCACGGCGGGCGGCAGAGAGGCGATGATCGCGGCGGAGGACTTGGCCTCCTGCGACAGGGCGACGATCTTCGCCTTCATCTTCTTGCGGTCGCGCAACACCTTGGAGAGGTTGCCGAGGGTCTCGGAGAGGTTGCCGCCGGCCTTCTGCTGGATGGAGACGACGATGCAGAAGAAGTTGGCCTCAGGGACGGGCATGCGCTCGTAGAGCTTCATCACCGCCTCGTGGAGCGGGATGCCAAGGGCCGTCTGCTCGACGATGTGGCGGAACTCGGTGCGGACCGGCTCCTGGGATTCGGTCGCCACGATGCGCAGGCAGTCGCCGAGCGGCAGGCCCGCCTTGACGCCGCGGACGATGACGTCGACCGAGTTCGCGAGCTCGTTGAGGAAGGCCATCATGCGGCGCTTCTTCTTGAAGTTCAGGAACCATTGGGGAAAGCCGAGGCCGAAGGCGATGGCGAAGGCCGCCGGCATGTAGAGCGGCATGCCCATGAAGACCGGGATCAGCGCGCCGATCACGGCGAGAACGGCGGAGAAGATGTAGAACTGGCGCACGGTCCAGGTCAGACCTGCCTGGGAAATGCGGATGTTGAGCGGTGGCTTGGCCGAATTCTTCTGCTTGCGCTCCAGCTCCTTCAGCGTGTCCTCGACGCTGACGCGCTTGGCGCTCGCCTCCTCGGACTTGGTCGGGGCGCGGGTGGGGCGGGCGAGCGTGCCGGCGACGGCATCGCGGCGTGCCTCTGCCTTCACCTCGCCGGAGAGGAACGGATAGATCAGCGCATAGGCGAGGCCACCGGCACAGATGGTGGCCAGCACGAAGATGGCGAGGGTGTCGAGCGGGATCATCGCCTCACCTCATCGGCTCGCCGGCATCTGCGGCGTCGAGGGCCGCAGCCAGGCGCTTGTCCTCGTTGTAGTAGCGGGCGCGATCCCAGAATTTCGGCCGGCCGATGCCGGTGGAGCGGTGACGGCCGATGATCTTGCCGTTCTCGTCCTCGCCCAGCATCTCATAGACGAAAAGGTCCTGGGTGATCGGCGTGTCACCTTCGAGGCCGAGCACCTCGGTGATGTGGGTGATGCGGCGGGAACCATCGCGCAGGCGCGCGGCCTGGACGATGACATCGACCGAGCCGACGATGATCTCGCGCACGGTCTTGGCGGGAAGCGAATAGCCGCCCATGGCGATCATCGATTCCATACGCGACAGGCACTCGCGCGGTGAGTTGGCGTGAATGGTGCCCATCGAGCCGTCGTGGCCGGTGTTCATGGCCTGGAGGAGGTCGAACACCTCCGGGCCGCGGACCTCGCCGACGATGATGCGTTCAGGACGCATACGCAGGCAGTTCTTGACGAGGTCGGTCATGGTGACGCGACCCTCGCCCTCGAGGTTGGGCGGACGGGTTTCGAGGCGCACCACGTGCGGCTGCTGCAGCTGGAGTTCGGCGGCGTCCTCGCAAGTGATGATGCGCTCGTCGGAATCGATGTAGCGCGTCAGGCAGTTCAGCAGCGTCGTCTTGCCGGAGCCGGTGCCGCCGGAGACGACGACGTTGCAGCGGACGCGGCCGATGATGCGCAGGATCTCGGCGCCTTCCGGAGAGATGGAACCAAACTTCACCAACTGCTCGAGGGTGAGCTTGTCCTTCTTGAACTTACGGATGGTGAGCGCGGCGCCATCGATGGCCAGCGGCGGAGCGATGACGTTGACGCGGGAACCGTCGGGCAGGCGGGCGTCGCAGATGGGCGAGGATTCGTCGACGCGGCGGCCGACCTGGCTGACGATGCGCTGGCAGATGTTCATCAGCTGCGCGCCGTCGCGGAAGCGCACGCCGGTCTTGGAGATCTTGCCGTTGACCTCGATATAGACCGTGCTGGGGCCGTTGACCATGATATCGGCGATGTCGTCGCGGGCGAGCAGCGGCTCAAGCGGGCCATAGCCGAGAACATCGTTGCAGATGTCCTCGAGCAGGTCCTCCTGCTCGGCAATGGACATCACGATGTTCTTGATCGTGATGATCTCGTTGACGATGTCGCGGATTTCCTCGCGCGCCGACTGGGCGTCGAGCTTGGCGAGCTGGGAGAGGTCGATGGCCTCGATCAGGGCACCGAAGACCTGGCTCTTTGTCTCGTAGAAGCTGGACGAGCGCTGGCGGTCCTCCGCCGGCGCCGATGGCGCGAGGGGCGGCGAAGACACCGAGGGGACGCGCGCCGGCTCGGGCGCGCGGGCGACGGGAGCCGCGGCCGGCGGCGCACGGTCGAGCGTCGGCGCCCCCGAAGAAGGCGGGCGCCCGAAGCCGGAACCTGAATTGCCGCGTTTGCCGAACATGCTGCCTCGATCGTCCTCGGTTTACCGTCAGGCCTTCTTGCGAAGCTGGCCGAGCTTCTCCAGGAGAGGCGAGAGCGGTCCCAGCAAGCCGGGCCGGGCCTTGCGGGTGTCGTGACGGCCGGTCACGGCGAGGGCCAGGTCGGTGAACTGAACGGCAATACGGTGACCCGGCTCCATTTCGGCAATCATCTGGCCGTTGTTGGCGGCCGTGCCGAACAGCTGCGGCTCGAAGGGGATCACAGCAATTGGTTCGGCCTCGAGGGCCTTGGCGAAGTCGGCGGGCTTGATCTCGGGCCGCTTGGCAACGCCGATCTGGTTGAGGATGTAGCGCGGCGGCGTGTCATTGGGACGGCTCGCGCGCAGCAGATCCATCAGGTTCTTGGCATTGCGCAGGTTGGCCAGGTCAGGGTTCGCGACGATGAGGATCTCGTCGGCGGTGACCAGCGCACGCTTCGTCCAGCCGGTCCAGGTATGCGGCAGGTCGAGCACGATGGAGGGCATGGTCGACTTCAGGATGTCGAGCAGCGGATCGAAGGCCTCCGGGCCGAGATCGCTGACGCGGTCCAGCGTTGCCGGCGCGGCGAGCAGCGACAGGTTGTCGGCGCAGCGCGACAGCAGGCGGTCGACGAAGGCGGTGTCGACGCGGTCCGGCGAGAAGATGGCATCGGCGATGCCCTGCGGCGGGTCCTGGTTGAAGTCGAGGCCGCCGGTGCCGAAGGCGAGGTCCATGTCGGCAATGCAGGTGTCGGTGCCGATGTCGCGCGAAATGGCCCAGGCGAGATTGTGGGCGATGGTGGAGGAGCCGACGCCCCCCTTGGCCCCGATGATCGCGATGCTGCGACCGACGGGCTTGGCGCCCTCGGCGGCATAGAGGCCCGATACGGCGCGGATGACGGCGAGGACGCCGACCGGGCCGATCAGATATTCGCTGACGCCGCGCGCCATCAGCTCGCGATAGAGCAGGATGTCGTTGACCTGGCCGACGACGATCACCTTGGTCGTGGCGTCGCAAACCTCGGCGAGTTCGTCGAGGTGGCCGAGGATTTCGCCCTTGCGGCCGGTGGTCTCGAGAATGACGACATTGGGCGTCGGGGCCGAGCGATAGGCCTCGACCGCGCCGGGGGCACCGCCCATCTGCACCCGCACATGGGCCTTGTCCATGCGCCGGTCCTCGGCGGCGTCGGCGATGACCGAGGCAAGCTCGGCCGTCTCGCAGAAGGCCTGGAGGGAGATGCGAGGAACCGGCGCGATCTGCTCGTCGCCGGCCTCGCCCTGCGGGATGACGTCGTCTTGCACGGGCTCAGCCTCCGCCCCGGACTGCGCTCTTGATGTCGGTGAGCGGCTGCATCGGGGTGTGAACGGTGTGCGGGCCGGGCGCGATGGCGCGGCGGTAGCGATCGATCGCCGTCTGGCGGCGCGCCGCATCGATCTGGGTCTCGGCGCGCGGATGCAGCAGGTCGTTCGGATTGGCGACGATGGCCGCCAGGTTGTGCTGGGTCGCGCAACCGTGGTTCCAGTTCGGCCGGTTCTCGGTGTTCGGATTACCCGGGGCCGGCCCAAGGTCCTCCGGCCACTGGCCGCACTGCGAGGCGACATAGGCGCCCTGCGGCGAGACGATGATCGGATGGCGGACGCGGTAGTCCGAGGGCGGCGGCTCATGGCGCGCCGTCATGGACTGGCAGCCTCCGAGGGCGACGGCGAGGCCCACGAGGGTCAGCCGGGCGGCGGTGGCGAGGGACATGGGCGAACCCTTCTGGATGAATGGCCGGTCAGTCACGATTGAACCCCACGGGACCGTTGAAGCGGCCGCGATGGGCCGGCGGCTGGCCGGAGCCATAGATGCGGTTGAGGCGGCCGATGAGAATGCCGGCAGGATCGGAGGCGTCCTGCAGGTTGTCGTCGGGGCGGGCGAGCTGGTTGGCCGAGGCCGGGCGGACGATGTAGGGCGTCACCATGACCACGAGTTCTGTCTGGCCGCGCTGGTAGTCGCGGGATCGGAACAGCGCGCCGAGCACCGGCACGTTGAGAAGGCCGGGGGTGCCCGAGATGTTCTGGCGGGTCTGCTCCTGGAGGAGGCCGGCCATGACCATCGTGCCGCCCGATGGCAGTTCGATCGTCGTGTCGGCGCGGCGGGTGCGCAGGCCGCGCACCGTGACGTTGGAGAGCTGGACGGTGAGCTGGTTGTCGATCTCGCTCACCTCGACGCCGACTCGCAGGCTGATGCGGCCTTCCGACAGCACCACGGGCGTGAAGGCCAGGCCGATACCGAACGGCTTGAACTCGATCGTCACGTTGCCGGTAAGGTCGCGGCCGGTCGGCACCGGGAACTCGCCACCGGCGAGGAACTTCGCCTGCTCGCCGGAGATGGCCGTCAGCGTCGGCTCGGCCAGGGTGCGCACGAGGCCATGTTCCTCGAAGGCACGGATGGTCGAGGTAAAGACGTTGTTGCCGACGCGGGTGCCGACGACACCCGAGTTGGCGGGCGCGGTGCCGGTTGCGTTGTAGCTGCCGGAGGTGAGCAGGCCGTAGACGAAGCCGCCGGCGTTGCCGAGGTTGCCCGAGGCGCCGGTGAGCGTGGATGTCGGGTCGAAGGCCGCGAGGTTGACACCCAGCTGCTTGATGGCGGTGCGCTGCACCTCGGAGACGGTCACCTTCAGATGGACCTGGTCGCGACCGCGGATGGCGATGGCGTTGACCACCTTCTTCTCGTCGCCGACCAGCTTGGTGGCGATGTCGATGGCCTGCTGTGCCTCCAGCGGGGTAGCGACCGAGCCGGAGACCACGACGCTGTCGTTGACCGAACGAACCTCGATGTCGCCATGCGGCAGGGCGGCGCGCAGGGTCTGGCGCAGGCCGACGAGGTCACGGCCGACCTCGATGTCATAGGCGGCGATCTGCCGGCCCTCGGCATCAAGGAAGAAGACATTGGTCTGGCCAACGGCGACGCCGATGAGGAAGGCGCGACGGGCCGAGCGAACCACGGCGTTGGCAATGGCAGGGTTGGCGACGATGACGTCGCGGGCGTCACGCGGCAGTTCGACGGGCAGCGACTTGCCGACGCCGAGGGTGATGGCGCTGGCGCCTGCGGTCAGGGGACGCTGCTGGCGGACCGCCGTGCTTTGCTGCGCGGCAGCCGGCGGCGCCATTGCCACGAGGGCGACGATCGAGGCGATGAGAAGCGCGCCTGCCTTGGGCCACATGCTGGACATCGGGAGCCTGGTGTTCGGGAACGACATGGGGCTCACTCCGGTCCCTGGCCGCCGGCGGAGCGAACGCCGTGACGGACGATGGTGATGCGGCCTTCGCCGCCGCCGAACAGGGCCTCGCCGTTGCCGGCGCCCTCTCCGGCAAGATTGGAGGCGGAAGCGTCGGCCAGGCTGCGCAGGGACAGCGACAGCGTGCCGAGTTCGCGGGCAAGGGCCAGGGTCTCGGCCTGGGCCGACGTCAGCTCGAGGGTTGCGGTGCGGCCGACGATGGTCTTTTCGCCGCCCCGCTCCTCAACGGTCTGGTCGACCGCGAGGACGCGCACGTTGCGCAGGACGGTCGAGGTCGCGTGGGTGATGCCCTCGGCCTGGGCGGCCTGGTTGTTGATGCGGCGGGCGAGGATGACGTCGACGCGGTCGTTCGGCAGGATGAAGGCG from Phreatobacter oligotrophus encodes the following:
- a CDS encoding type II secretion system F family protein — protein: MPLDTLAIFVLATICAGGLAYALIYPFLSGEVKAEARRDAVAGTLARPTRAPTKSEEASAKRVSVEDTLKELERKQKNSAKPPLNIRISQAGLTWTVRQFYIFSAVLAVIGALIPVFMGMPLYMPAAFAIAFGLGFPQWFLNFKKKRRMMAFLNELANSVDVIVRGVKAGLPLGDCLRIVATESQEPVRTEFRHIVEQTALGIPLHEAVMKLYERMPVPEANFFCIVVSIQQKAGGNLSETLGNLSKVLRDRKKMKAKIVALSQEAKSSAAIIASLPPAVMFFVYLSTPQYISLLWTTDMGRLLLAVCLFWMFTGVMVMRKMINFDF
- a CDS encoding CpaF family protein; its protein translation is MFGKRGNSGSGFGRPPSSGAPTLDRAPPAAAPVARAPEPARVPSVSSPPLAPSAPAEDRQRSSSFYETKSQVFGALIEAIDLSQLAKLDAQSAREEIRDIVNEIITIKNIVMSIAEQEDLLEDICNDVLGYGPLEPLLARDDIADIMVNGPSTVYIEVNGKISKTGVRFRDGAQLMNICQRIVSQVGRRVDESSPICDARLPDGSRVNVIAPPLAIDGAALTIRKFKKDKLTLEQLVKFGSISPEGAEILRIIGRVRCNVVVSGGTGSGKTTLLNCLTRYIDSDERIITCEDAAELQLQQPHVVRLETRPPNLEGEGRVTMTDLVKNCLRMRPERIIVGEVRGPEVFDLLQAMNTGHDGSMGTIHANSPRECLSRMESMIAMGGYSLPAKTVREIIVGSVDVIVQAARLRDGSRRITHITEVLGLEGDTPITQDLFVYEMLGEDENGKIIGRHRSTGIGRPKFWDRARYYNEDKRLAAALDAADAGEPMR
- a CDS encoding AAA family ATPase; its protein translation is MQDDVIPQGEAGDEQIAPVPRISLQAFCETAELASVIADAAEDRRMDKAHVRVQMGGAPGAVEAYRSAPTPNVVILETTGRKGEILGHLDELAEVCDATTKVIVVGQVNDILLYRELMARGVSEYLIGPVGVLAVIRAVSGLYAAEGAKPVGRSIAIIGAKGGVGSSTIAHNLAWAISRDIGTDTCIADMDLAFGTGGLDFNQDPPQGIADAIFSPDRVDTAFVDRLLSRCADNLSLLAAPATLDRVSDLGPEAFDPLLDILKSTMPSIVLDLPHTWTGWTKRALVTADEILIVANPDLANLRNAKNLMDLLRASRPNDTPPRYILNQIGVAKRPEIKPADFAKALEAEPIAVIPFEPQLFGTAANNGQMIAEMEPGHRIAVQFTDLALAVTGRHDTRKARPGLLGPLSPLLEKLGQLRKKA
- a CDS encoding CpaD family pilus assembly lipoprotein; the encoded protein is MSLATAARLTLVGLAVALGGCQSMTARHEPPPSDYRVRHPIIVSPQGAYVASQCGQWPEDLGPAPGNPNTENRPNWNHGCATQHNLAAIVANPNDLLHPRAETQIDAARRQTAIDRYRRAIAPGPHTVHTPMQPLTDIKSAVRGGG
- a CDS encoding type II and III secretion system protein family protein yields the protein MWPKAGALLIASIVALVAMAPPAAAQQSTAVRQQRPLTAGASAITLGVGKSLPVELPRDARDVIVANPAIANAVVRSARRAFLIGVAVGQTNVFFLDAEGRQIAAYDIEVGRDLVGLRQTLRAALPHGDIEVRSVNDSVVVSGSVATPLEAQQAIDIATKLVGDEKKVVNAIAIRGRDQVHLKVTVSEVQRTAIKQLGVNLAAFDPTSTLTGASGNLGNAGGFVYGLLTSGSYNATGTAPANSGVVGTRVGNNVFTSTIRAFEEHGLVRTLAEPTLTAISGEQAKFLAGGEFPVPTGRDLTGNVTIEFKPFGIGLAFTPVVLSEGRISLRVGVEVSEIDNQLTVQLSNVTVRGLRTRRADTTIELPSGGTMVMAGLLQEQTRQNISGTPGLLNVPVLGALFRSRDYQRGQTELVVMVTPYIVRPASANQLARPDDNLQDASDPAGILIGRLNRIYGSGQPPAHRGRFNGPVGFNRD